The sequence GTCTGTTCTAACATTTTCAATACACCTAGTTACTTTGCAGTTGTAACCCACAAGGACTATCTTCATGAAATCTATTAATACTTCTCTCTTTCCATTAATTCAACTACCCGGTCTTATATTCTGGCACACTTTGTGCCTCAGTGATTTTGTATTGCATTTGAGTCTCACCACTTCAGTCCAACTCTAAATCCCAATGCAATGCGTTAAAAGACAGACACAAAGGACTTGcaataaatgaatgtattttacaaacaGCACAAGTCTTACAAAATATCACACCACCCAAATTGAAAAGCAACAGAGTTGATAAATCAACTCCAGTGTTCAACATAGTAAACAACTGGCTTTTTAAAACGATGAAAGCTTGACAGTTCAGTGCTGCACAACTACTGGTCCAGAAATGTGGCACCACTGAAAGGAAAATGACTAACTGTATACAATAAAGAGTGTTCAATCAGTATAATCTTTTATGAATTGGATTTGGTACACTAGATCCTTCAAAATCAGTCAATAATCCCAGAGGGCGCCATTTTTTGTTTCTACTTTAAATGCCATACAAAATTCAATAAATTAAGCCAAAACGGCATTAAAGACAAATGAATGCCATAgtgaaaatctgaaaaaattctgGCCATGTTCATTTATGATCAAAAAACAACTATGATGCTGAAGGACAAAATGCCCAACCACAACCACACTGTGTTTTCTCATTACAAATTGCATATATTCTCAATTTTCTCACCATCCTGAACCCATCCATGCACAAATCTCAGAGGGTTCATAAACACAGTGTCTCTCAAACaacaaatttataatttaaacatCATTCAGCAGCATCATCTGGACAAATTCTGTATTAAATCTACTGGCTGTGAAATCTAAGTTTGACCAGGTTTAAAACAGTTTACACTCTACATAGAAAAAACTACAGCTACAGCCTTGAACCCTCTAAATCAAAGAGATTGGGATTTTGCTTGTCGTTACATGTAAAACATACAATTACAATACACAATGTTACAGTTTCAGATTATACTACATACAAATCTTGCATACAGCATAACCTTTTTTGTTCTAGATACTTCATTCAAGTTCAGGTTTCTTGATAAAGAACTCCCAAACTGATGCAGATCCTGTTGATTGAGGATTCAGAGAATGGAACTGCTTATATCAGCCCATCGCTTTGGTTGTGAGAATGTTAACAGTacataaaaacttttaaaagcaaCTAAAATACAAATGTTACTAGAAAACTTGACAGATAAAATGAGTAGCGTTAATATGGTTCAAATTGATGGACAAATCAGACATAAAATATACAAGTAGGATTATGTAATATATTGCAGCTGTTtcccaaagaaaagaaaaactcttATCGTTGAGGAGCTTCAGGGCTACTTCAGGAGAGGAGAGGCGAAGAAGTGCCCCTGGCGAGGGACGCTGACAGCAGCTCTGCTCCTGCTAGAAAACCTGAAAACACGAGGGATGTTCATAATGGTTGGTTCACCTCTACTCAAAGAACGCTGGCAGAACTGATAGGATTCAAACATACTTTGGAGTGATTGCATTGAGAGTTGCATTCTTCATGCGCTGGGAGAGAGAGCTGGACGATGGGGTCTTGCTCATCTGCTGGTCAGGAGTCGTAAGTGGCCCAAACATACTCGCTACAGGgccaaaaaaaaggagaaacaaatTGTaatacaaagagaaaaaaaatatactaaattgATCAAGATCAGGTGatgttatataataaatgaagattttttttttttaagtgtttgtcTGTGAAATTCATACTTTTCTGATCAGGAGTTGCATGGACATTGGTGTTCTCAATGATCATGTTATCATTGTGAGCCTGGTCATTGTTGCTGATCATAAACTGGCTCCAGTACTCCACAGGCAGAGCCAGGAGGCGCTCAACCACCTGAAAGAgaaaaaggaagaagaagaagaagaagaagaagaagaagaagaaaaaaaagagatattgATGAAAAGCTGTGGcccaaaacacacaaaacaaattaaaaaggcACACTTTTGCAGACCCCAAGTAAGATCACTTACTTTTGGCTGTCGTTTTGTATCCTGCAGGATGGTCATTGGTTCTGGGTCAGGAACAGCATGACCCACAATTGTGGGCCCAAATACACGAGCCAGATTGGTTACGTCCatttttgtatctttactctgggCCACCCTGAAGATGATggaacaatacaaaaaaataagtttCATTATATGGAAATAATACGTAAAAACCTCCTCCCTAGACACGTTTTGGGTTTTAACATCCAAGAATGTTGCTCTAAATTAACTGAGGGTTACAAATTTGAGAAACACATATCATAATAAAAAGCATGCGTGATGGAAAGACTTTTTCTTTATCTAAACAGTTCCCTGTGTAATTTGGTATAATGGACCTAATACATCAACCCATACAATGACGTTAATTGATCAATAAAGTTCCATTTTacatagcacttttagcttagcatagatcattgaatccgattagaccgttagcatattgctacaactacacaaactagTTGGGAATTATTTTaatgcctattttcaaaaaacaaattggAGTGTTTCTTTAAGGCACTGATGTTTTTCACAAACTGCTCAAGTTGCGTTAAACTTGGAATACTTTTTTAATGTCACAAATGTAAGTGTAATCTGGTAAAAGAAACAAATTtggcttttaaaattaataactaTTAGCAAGTGGCACCAGCTATAAAGCAGACAGTAGAATAAGAGACTGTGTGTGCGGTTTACCTCTGCAAATGGATGATAAGGAAGGCCAGAGTGTCTCTGTTGGGCTGTGGAAGATCACTGATGTTCTGATACATCAAGGCGATGCTGTTGTCATCATCGGAGAGCTCTATGAGAAAAGACTGAATAGTTAATAATGAATGTACATATATTACTAAAGTTtcattataaataacaaaaaaaactgaaaagcaaaaaattggcattcataatgttacaaaagactaccatttcaaataaatgctgttcttttcaactttcagTTCATAGAATCCCATGtcaatgcatcatggtttccacataaaaaaataaaaataataattaagcagcactaatgttttaaacattaataatattgtCTAGATTcactgcaaatcagcatataagaatgatctctgaaggatcatgtgtcactgaagacaggagtaatgattctgaaaattctgctttgtcatcacagaaaaaaaaattacattacataaaatatatgaaataatcatttttactgtaatgttgatcaaataaacaacCGCGGTGAGGATAAGAGACGTCTTGCAAAAACctcaaaataaattttacaaaccccaaacttttgaacagtggtgtacaTTCATACATCGACACTAACCAGCAGCATCCATGAAGGCACGAGTGAGGCGGAAGGTCAGCAGGGGTTCTTTGAGTTTCCTCAGGAAGTCCTTGAGGAGGCCAGTGATGGCATGGATATCTTCCACCTTGCTGAGCAAAGGAACAGCCTTCCCACGCAGGAACTTCTCTTTCAGGTCCTTGACCACTCGATCCGAGCCAGATACCCGATACAGACCAGTCTATGAAAAGGAATATGCAGGTTTTCAGACCATTTTGGTCTTGTTTTTAATATTCAAGAATTCAGCCTCTTTATCGACTTACCTCATGTAGGCCTCTCTGCTCAATCTCATTAACACAGTGCACTACTAGCGAAGGAATCATTGGAGAGGAGGTGGACACATAGTTTGCTAGGATGCCCTATTGAAAAATCACACCAGAAGCAATCCGTGAATAAGGTGTGTATGATTAAAGAAATTAAGAGTCCAATCCAACCTCTTATTTAATGGCGTAATCAGTAAATACCCGAGGCAGAAACACTCAAGCTTGATGATAAAGCTTCATAAAGAGTTGTTACCTCCTCAAATTTCACTGGAGTCCCAGTCATGGTTGGAATGCAGGGCAGAGGGCAGCGCTCACGGCACTCGGGATGGGCCACCACACGGCAGTCCCTGCACTTCAGAGAGATCTTCCCAAATTTGATCCTCTTACCACATGGCACACAAGACTCTGGCTTGATCACCTAAGAAAATTCGTAAGGCCAAGGCTGATATGAGCTGTGAGGGCTACAAACACAGACCTGTGCACATAACTTCATTGATTTCAGACACAATATGGACTTCTACTTTGCTTTTTGATATGATAACTATGACAATATGATATGAAATATGATAACAGGTACAAAGTTGCAAACCATGGATCAGTATGAACAATGAATGTTACTTGTTATATCAGCACTCATCACTTAACCAAGGAATTCCCAAACATTTTTCATGAAATTCAGACTAAATGTTACAGATCTTATTGTGAACAGTTCTAAGCaccttttttctttctgtttttacctTTATATCAGAATGTCATAACTGGACCTTTGGGTGTAAAAACAGACTTGTCTCTGTTGACGTATGCAACTCTTCTCCGATCATTTAGTCCAGTTAAATCAATCAAGCTTGCAATCATCTACCTCTGCTTTTGAGTGTAAATACCCACATCTCAAAATCTAATCAACAACCAGTGCACAGATGTCACCaccttacattttcttttaagtaGATAGATGTACATCACAATTTGGAAAAAAGATCTATCACTTCTTCCATTTCATTGTGATTTTAGATTTAAgagatttgtgaccctggaccacaaaagtgtaaatttttcaaaattgagatttatatattaattgaaagcggaataaataagctttccattgatgtatggtttgttaggatctgaaAATATTTGTCCGATacacaactattagaaaatctggaatctgagggtgtggaaaaaaaaaaattaaattctaaatactgagaaaatcacgtttaaagttgtccaaatgaagttcttagcaatgcatattactaatcaaaaattaagttgatatatttacagtagtaaatttacaaaatatcttcatggaacatgatctttacttgatatcctaaagatttttagtataaaagaaaaatttataattttgacctatataatgttttttttttggctattgctaaaactataccccagcgacttaagactgcttttataGTCCATGgtcacatttaatcatttaacagttcactaatgttggttaatggtcacatgcaGGCAAACAAATATTTGGGAGTATACAtaaaatactacaatatctttagtgtttaaatgtcttaattcattttaaatttcacATAATTATTAGATTTAATTATTAGATTTAACTGTATTTCCCATCATTTTATGCAATCAAATGGAACGGTGCAAAAACCAGGATGGATTAACACTCTGGTTGGGACTCAAGAGCAATGATACTGACGTGCATTGATTTGAGAGATGAAAAATATTTGTATGCAACACCGCATCATACCGTTTTAGAGACAAATTCATGCAGACGGACACCTCCGTTGCCTTGGGGAGTGCTGGGCCCTGCCTTGATCTCTCCATTGGGCTGACTGGGCTGCTTGAACACATCCATAGACTGAACAGAGTCGGTGTCAGCAGTGTCCCACTCCAAAGCAGCTGAAGAACAAAGCAGAGAGAAGCACTGCTCACTACTGCAGAATACTTAAACAGCAATGCAAAGGCTCAGGGTGTGAGAAATGATCAGGGAGAACATCCCATACCAAACAGCCCTCTcacaataaaactaaacaaaaacaaatataaatataaagagtACCATGCTGGAGACTCAACAAGGGATCAATATAAAACACCATAGAGTCCTCCCTACAAActatgtattaaattattttaaacattaatcttTGACCCAGTTcgataaaaacacacatttatgatAGTAAAAACAACATATGACTCACTGCGGatcttatttatttacagtagcctgCACATTATTCTTCAGTCAATAAGAAAATCGCATAATCAATGACTCATGCAAATATTCTCTTGCTCTGAACAGTGCGCCCTCACAAACAACAATACATTTAGTGAAGTAAGCTTACCAGTTTTTCGGCGGCTCCGGGTCCAGTAAGGAACAGCCTCCACTGTGGTGACCGCTTCAATGGGTCCTCCATCAGCGGGTACAGTCACAGTGGTCTTAGCCACCAAAGACTCATTACCCTGACAAAACGTGACTTGAATTAATTGTCAATTTCCAACTTACTACACATTCAACTAAAATATGGTGGTATTAACTGGACATTAACAGTACACCGACGTTAAAAACAAACAGGGAATAGCTCCTTGGGTCTCACAAtgtcaaaagaagacaaaacCTTCCAATATTCACACTCCTATGTGTTGTAGGGAAACATTTTAGTCATAATGACTAAAGCAAAGCCCTACAGTAAGCCTTTAAACTGACAAGTCTTTCCCTAATATTAAACAGTGAGTCTTGTGCTTTTGTAGCCCTCTCTTACCTTCTCAGAGGTGCGGCCGGTGGAACGGGACCTCTTGGCAGCGGCAGGGGGGCCATCTGTGTGGTTTCGGGAGGAGCGCTGCATTGACACAGATTAAATGATCAGACATCGATTGAAATTTGGAAGTAATTTgtttaaatacagattttttggGAAGCTTACTCTCTTTTGGCGTTTCTTGAGACGAACAGTCCTGATTGCAGAAGAGTCCCAGTCCTTTATTCAAAGAAaaggtcatttaaaaataaattacttcaAAAACAAAACCCCGGTCAATAAAAGATGAGCCAGTCTAACAAAATTAAAACGTtagatttaatttctttaaaactttTCACTTTCTTCCTGCCAGGTTTGAGACAGGATTATACATacgattaatgtttttaatattgaaGGAAATGGCATACCAAAGAATCATCAGTTTTATCATAACTGATGTCTGACAAGATAGAGGTTGATTCATCAATGGTGGTCAGTCTAAAAGAAAtagagtgtgaaaaaaaaaatgaacagcagCAAGAAACAATTCAATCATAAAAAACAACTCTTTTGTCTTTATGGCATTCATGTAATTATCTCCTTATGAATAAGATACAGTCCATTAAAAaggctttaaaataatatataattcacAATCTTTATCATCTTTcaccaaaatgtaataaatgtaacatttgccTCAAGGAAGTGCTGGAATGCCCATGGCAAAGGTTTAATGAAGcgttaaattaacaaataaaaaataagattaaaatagataatacttgtttaaaatacaaatataagagtaaaataaaataataataaaaaaagttaattgactTTGTAATAGCACTAGTTTTTCACAGAATAAATTGGGTCTTTATAAAAGAAACTACACACATGTAAAATGGAACATTTTGTTTTGCACTGAGAAAAATTAACCAAACATGCAACATCTCACAGACACGATTTTATTTTCTAATCAAAATTCATATACAAAGAAAGATCCCTCCCtatatgtatattgttttttAGTTCTTCCTTAATATGTACACAACATATGTAATCTGTGAATATATGTATGGGCACATATAGGCATGTACATACGTGTAAATGTGAGCGTAGATGTGTATGTGCTTACATATGCAAGTATTTAGATATCTAATGTCTGACTTGCATTTGATGAAAGTGTAATGTTATTtgtgaagtaaataaaaaaataaaataaaataaaaactacatagatGCCCGTTAAATTTTATGATGTGTTCCCCTCACAAAAGGATGTTCATATCTGGGTGTATTTTGGGTTCATATTTGGCATCTAAAAGACTGAAAAACACTGATCTAATGTTTTATGATTCCAATCAAATCCTGAATAATTTCTTAAAGAATAACCAGGTTTATAACCAGAAGTAAAATGAGTTGATAATGTGATTTCATGTTCTTTCTCTTACCGCCGGCTAGTGTTGAGGTTTGCAGGATTCTGTGCGCGGACATTCAGAAAGGCCAGAGCGGAGCGCTGCTCCTCATTTAACTGGATGCTGTTACTGGAACCTTCAGTCACCAACAGCTCCCGGATGAGCTGGATCTGACGGTCCTGCAGAGTACAAGAAAACATCTGGTTTTAGCCTAAAATTCAGAAACAAGGTCTACAGCACAAGCAACATGTAAAAAGAGGCCTACAAACCAGTTTCGTGCAGTCAGACTCAGCTTTCTGTCTCCGACGGATCTCCACATCTACTTGGTTGCGGGCATGTTTGAGCTTGACCTCCAGTGCTCCTCGCTCCGTCTCGGCCTTGGTGACCACCTCCTTGCATGCATTCAGCTCCTGCTCGAGTCTCAGCCATTTACGACGGCTGTGCTCAAAGTTCAAGGCCATTTGAATGAACTCTGACATGAGATAAAGAATGGCAGTGAATATTTAGTGCGTGcaagcattttatttcaaattttcaaCCCACAACCAGTACTTACGGGGCTCAATGCTTTCATTGAGAACATCAGCTTGTGCCCGCAGGCTTTCAAAAATGCTGTGCAGATTAATCACAGCAGTCTCCATGTCCTCCTACATTGCAGAAAAATATTTCAAGTGTGTGCAGTGCACCATTTCATAAAACTAGCCAGGCAGATTTATTTTGCTTCTAGTAATTTCGTTCTGATACCCAACAACTTTATTTGAAGTTGGCATATGATTATTGTTAATATCTTGTAACAATACATGCCACTGTTTGGACACCTTGTGGCTTTTCAGTCATGCATAATATTTGGGGCGTggcaaaataattaatattaatatgaatctgaataaaatatataaaataattataataatattactacTACCAAAAATCTAAGAGTAAAAGTGTATAATAAAGTGACGACATTAAATATTAGTAACTTATTTTCAAAAATCCCTTAAAAAAAGTGTAACTTACTAACTTACACTCTACAGTAATGCTATTAAAGTAGTAATAAACTCGTTTTTGCTGTGGTTATAAGGCTAAATTTGTTGATAACAcaatacaaacaataaaacacTTACGTTAGCCTGTATCTTAAAAACGACGCGTCTTTAGCAACAAACAAACATTGATTCATTACAGCAAGTCGTCAGATATTTTAACTTACGGATTTGTGTAGACGTCCAGCCTTGTGCGTGAAACAATGTAAATCAAAACtataacttaatttttttctccagCCACAACAGCACAGTACCGCTTTGTTCAAACTGGTTTACCGGGGTATATTGTTAACGTTAGCGTCTAGAGGAGTTGCGTTTCAAATTTACCCGCCAGCCAATCATCGCCGGCCGGGCGTGTTGACGTAAGTGCGTCGACGCAGTACGTACAGGCGGCGCGTCTACTTGCTTCAAAGCCTCCTTATTCTGTAGTCTTTGACAGGTTGTTGATAAATTGTGTCTTCCCTAGAATTTGGGGATGTTCATGATTGTTATAGTACACTCAACActcaaaaaatatgtatataattgcGTACTAAATAGTACACAAATAATGCAAAACtggacataaaataaataaattaaaaaaataaaaataaaaataaaaaaaagttaaaattctgTATAAAGAGGTCCatgaaatctatctatctatctatctatctatctatctatctatctatctatctatctatctatctatctatctatctatctatctatctatctatctatctatcaaagcTCACTGTTAATCAAGCATGTAGCATACAGTAAAGCCTTAGACAAATTAGAAAAAGCCTTTTTCAAAAAGGGTCTGTCTTGATTAATATCCCAGTTGGTCAATAGGCACTGACACTGTaactgtgggagagagagagagagagagagagagagagagagagagagagagagagagagagagagagagagagagagagagagatggccaACTTTACACCATCCTATTAAAGGGATCCGCCAGTGGGGTGTGTAGATTAACTTGCAGCACCAACTCAAAACAAGGCTCTCTCAAGTGCTGGAAGAGGAGCAGTGAACTGCATCAGGAGCTGGATCTGCGCTGAATTGGAGTGCTGAGTACTGCAAATATGATTGCCACCACACAGCAGAACATGACAACGGAGCTGGTAAACGAAGCTAAACAGCATGTCTTATTTATTGCATGAGCAAAGACTGCATGCAGGCTTACGATAAAACGGATTTTACACATCTGTGTGAACTAGAGCCGCAGCAAAAGAGCGCGTGCACGTGCGAGAGAATTCAAATCCGTGCACGCGACCAGCATTCTACCTGTTTGTGATCTTTCTAATCTTGTTTAAAGCATGTATCCGTCAAAGTACATttaaacacttgttttttttcGGCTCAGGTGTTGCTAGCATTGATTCGCTTCGTTTTTCATTCATACTTTCACAGCTGTCCGTATCCCTTCATCTGCTTCGCTCCGTTACATCAGTTACTACTGCAGTGCTTTCAGTGACTGGTAAATTGAAGCAGGGCTTTTCCAAAGAGCTACTATCAGCCTGTCGTTTTCAACTTCTTAAAGGTTTTGACATCTGAACTCGATATTGGTTCAGTCGCACAACTGAACCAGACAGCTGACTTGAGCTGATGTGAATTCTAGTGTGAATTTGGCAAAAGCTCTGGAcgtttatttcatgttttaaggTTATAATAATCTGAAAGAAACCCTAATGAGATTTTTTTAATCCATCCTACACAAAAATCTGCAAAAGAGTCAGTGACATGACGGACATTGTCCGGATCTTTTATGATATTCAAAATATAGTTCATACAAAATGACTCGAATAACTATGATTATGATgtttaaaagtcattttaacattatttccatctatctatctatttatctatctatctatctatctatctatctatctatctatctatctatctatctggcaaaatgttaatttttatatatatttttacaaatatttatttaaaaataagaagtgaattattttatttactactttattaaaatattttcttggaACATTTTTAACTTAGTCTGCCAAATCAGTGTTAGCAAACCCAAATGTAAGAAGCAATTGTATTGTCATGTGACTGAGAAGACTTAAGAGTGTTTTAAATTGTGGCATTGTTTTAATGCCACAATTAAGCAAAATTaagttcaaaatattactgtaatacaaatttaattcattaatcaAGGTTATTGTTACAAATATTCCCATGATCCATATTTTTCAACACAgaaattatctttttattgtgaatgtgcgAGACTTCAGGTTCATTAGCCTCTATGGGTAAATTACaggaagaataacaaagtgcagtaaacggtaaaactatATCCACCACAAACCAGAGTATTCATGattacagtaataaataaaataatatgaaaacagACTTTGCAACATCAAGCAGCATAACAAATTGTTCATGAATGCACAATAAGGTTGATATAAACATAAGTTAAataatattgcattatttttgcattatagtAATGACAATGGTGACTAATTGTtgtgaaaataacaaaaaatattaaaggtCCTACAACAGGttatattttcttcattttccTTTGAATTTGGGCTGAAATATAACTGTTCGCATGTTCCaccatataaatattattttcacatCCCTTTCAAATACAGATTATACTCTCGTCTGTACTCCTTTCCTACTCCCAGGAAACACAATCTCTAGAATACTATTGCTCCTGGTCAGTGTTTGCACAGTAATTCACGCTGCAATGATAAACATGATCACCTAGCGAACGGCGCTTATTTCTGTTTATGTAAGAGCCTATTCTAGAAGTTTGTTAGAGTGTAAGGGAGTGTGAAAGAGCAGCATTTCTCCTCTATGGTTGCAGATGACTCATATGATGCATCTTTAACTGAAACATAATCAAATCACCCCCTCTCTTTGTAGTTTCCAACTCATTTGCATATATTC is a genomic window of Carassius carassius chromosome 46, fCarCar2.1, whole genome shotgun sequence containing:
- the LOC132129727 gene encoding rac GTPase-activating protein 1-like, with translation METAVINLHSIFESLRAQADVLNESIEPQFIQMALNFEHSRRKWLRLEQELNACKEVVTKAETERGALEVKLKHARNQVDVEIRRRQKAESDCTKLDRQIQLIRELLVTEGSSNSIQLNEEQRSALAFLNVRAQNPANLNTSRRLTTIDESTSILSDISYDKTDDSLDWDSSAIRTVRLKKRQKRRSSRNHTDGPPAAAKRSRSTGRTSEKGNESLVAKTTVTVPADGGPIEAVTTVEAVPYWTRSRRKTAALEWDTADTDSVQSMDVFKQPSQPNGEIKAGPSTPQGNGGVRLHEFVSKTVIKPESCVPCGKRIKFGKISLKCRDCRVVAHPECRERCPLPCIPTMTGTPVKFEEGILANYVSTSSPMIPSLVVHCVNEIEQRGLHETGLYRVSGSDRVVKDLKEKFLRGKAVPLLSKVEDIHAITGLLKDFLRKLKEPLLTFRLTRAFMDAAELSDDDNSIALMYQNISDLPQPNRDTLAFLIIHLQRVAQSKDTKMDVTNLARVFGPTIVGHAVPDPEPMTILQDTKRQPKVVERLLALPVEYWSQFMISNNDQAHNDNMIIENTNVHATPDQKTSMFGPLTTPDQQMSKTPSSSSLSQRMKNATLNAITPKFSSRSRAAVSVPRQGHFFASPLLK